The following is a genomic window from Miscanthus floridulus cultivar M001 chromosome 14, ASM1932011v1, whole genome shotgun sequence.
CGAGAAGGGAGGAAGGGCGAAGAAGCGATGGGAGTGGGGAGCATCAACCATCTCCTTACCTCGGTTGCTCGCAGCagccgcgccgccatggccatcggcaACAGCCTCGCTAAAACCTTTGCTCGAGTTCGCTTCGTCTCTCTTCGTGCCCCTCCCCCTGCGTTCCCTCTCTCTAGTCTCAAAGTTCAAGTTCACTTCGCCTTCTCTCTCTAGTTGTCACCAATCTTAAAGCACATCTATTCAGGGCTAAGGCCAACCTCAGTGGATTTCGTGTCCAATTTCCAAAACTCTTTATATTGGAAATGTTATAGGTTTCATCTCACGAAACTTTCATCCTCTCTCTTTATCTATAATATGCCAGGTCTTGAGACTTGGGAAGACTGAGAATTTTCAGAATTCAAAGATCAATTGCAGTTGATCTGAATTTGAAGAAAGTGGTATTGACAAGTATTTGATCAAAGAATCACAAattggaacaaaaaaaaaaggggTGGGTGGCCTGGGCGGTTCGTCGACTCGCTAGTTTCGAAGTTAAAATTTCTATACCAAATACCAAAATATATTATTTCAAAACATTCTGATGCCGTGGCACCAGTAATCTCAAAGAGTCGGTGTGAGATGAGAATCCCAATTTGTTTAGATCAATCAGATGCAAAACACTAATCACCGGCAAACACGGTCAATGCCATTCAGAACCCAACTTGTGTACACCAACTTACAACAGCAACAGAATACAATCACTTGAAAACATTTCATAGGAAACTGGAAAGAAAATCCTTTATCCGATCGATGTAGGGCGACCGAGTGGGGATTATGTGGCCCATATCATGCTCAACAACGGAGCAGCAATCCTGGTCGAACAAACCAGCAAGTTCAGCGCTCGCCCTGTTTGCTATCTGCCTATCATGACCATCCCCATTGCCGAAACAATGGAGCGAGGGGAGCTTGATTGGTTCGTTGCCGAAATCTCCCACAGGTGCTGGGTATCCGGAGCAGAACATCCCAAACCTGAACTTTGGAGAGCCACAAATCTTCTGCTGCTGCCTGCAGAATAAGGCAGCCATGGCAGCACCCTGAGAGAAGCCCAGGATTCCATCGAAGCTCCCCATGTGAGAGATTGCATTTTCAAGGTAGGTGTATGATTCCTCAAAGCCTTCGGTTTGTTGCTGGTACTGAAGAGGGTCAAACGGCACATCTGCAGCCCTCCAGTCTTGCTCAGGGTTACAGTGGGAGTTTGGAGCAATGAGCCATGCGAATTTCCGTTTTGGTGTCACAGACAGAGGTGAAGGTTTGTCTGAGCAGTGGCCCTGGATTGATTGATATACAAAGGAAAGCTCATGAGGTGCGTCTACAAAGACAAGCTCAGCGATGTGCTTCAGCTTCTTGGCAAGTGCTGACGTTCTTCCCTTAAAACTGGATGCGTTCTGGCGGAAACCATGCAAGCAGAGGATCCTCAATCTTTTCAGCTGCTCATTACCTGTGTAATATTTCATTTACTTAGAGCAAGGTCAACCCTAAAAAATACAAGTAAATATAGCTAAGTTAGAGAACTGAATGCTTAATAGTTCAGACTGAATGCATTAGGAATATCAGAATAAACAGATTATCCTGATTCAGTGGACCAAAAATGCAAATGACTCAAACCACATGTAGTTAAGCTACTATTACTCGAGAATTGGTGAGCATTTCTAATGaatttttaatatattttttcaAGCCCAGCGCCCCAGCCCATGCATTTATTCTGTACTTCTGTAGCATAAGATCCATGCGCATATTTGAGTAAGAACATAAATGAATTATCATTCAGAGAGTGCAATGGAAAACTGATACAGACCTTACCATCACTCCAGGGAACTTTGTTAGCCACATTGTGATTGCTTATGGATGGCTTTTCAAAGCTTTCAAATAGTCCTATCTGTATTTTGCAGTCTTGTCTTGTTGATATTTGGCAGGGTTCTTTTCCATTTTTGACATAACTCGCATACATATTCCTTGGTGGAATCCTGGAGATTAAAAAAACAAGTTTAACTTTTTTAAGCAATTATACAAATTAGCGTAAAATCAATATGACAATCAACAAAACTTTCTGAAAAGTACACTAAAAAAACATTGCTTTTGACTCAACCTGACATGTAGTGCACACTAGGACCAACATTCTACAATGGCTGCACCGACAGCGCGATGAATAATCATCAAAAGAAGAACCGCATATCAAACACGCTCCGAGTATGTTTTCTTTAAGGCTTCCCACTGAGATTCTATGAAATGACATTGTGACAAATTAGTGGGaagaaaaacaaatgaaacactGAAAAGGAAGAGTTTGAGATTTGCAGGCTGTATTATTATGTACTCCAACCTGTGGTCAAATACAAAATTCTTTCCTTCAAAATAGCCACCATCTGGAAATTGCTCCAGATACCGCTGAATGCCACCATATAGCTAACATAAACATGATAATAAACAGTCATGACTCATGAACAATACAAATTACTCAAGCATGGCAAGTACTCAAGAATAAAGACAAACCAAACATAGTATTGCACATTACCTGAAAAACGTTCTCAAATCCTTCACCTTTTGAGCGAATATAAGCTGATGCCATCTCACAGCGTATACCTCCTGTGCAGTACCTGTAATAAATACCAAAACGTTAGTTAGGCCTCTTGCTTAGTGCTTGCAAAATACATTAGTCTAATTCAAAGTTAATTCAAAGATCCAGCCTAACGTACATAAGAATAGATTTCCCACGCAGCTGCTCAGCATGCTCGTCTATCCAAGAAGGCAGGTCACTGTATTGCCTAATTTCCGGGTCTAAGGTCTTCGCATTTGGCACATTGAACTTGCCGATCCGAGTCTCATATACATTCCTTGCATCCAagacaaccacttccttcttctCCGCATATGCCACAGCATCCAAACTAGTCCCAGCTAAAAGCACAGAACAATTAAACCAGAAATTGGCAGCCCAAACAAACATGGACAAGCCTCAGTCCGAGAGTACACTCACCAACATTCTGGAGCACTGAATGGAACTCAACCGCCGACAAGTGTCTCCCAGCACTCAAGATCTCTGGGGGTGCCGACGTGGGGTTGGGGCACAGGGTAACTAGCTCCTGCCAATGCAGCAACAATTCAAAACACAGTGATGGATGGCACTACCAGCTGGTCAAAGGTGAAATCATTCTGCTGGAAGCAGTGGCAAGAACCTTGACGACCCGAACAGAGAGCGAGGTGAAGCCGCATTCCCTGGCGACCCTCTCGTCGACAGGGTCGTCGCAGGAAGCCAGCTTGAAATCCGTGCCCTCGAACAAGGCGTTGGAGCTCAACTCCGCGATGTGCTTCTCCAGCGCGGTCATCCGCCCTCCGAGCTAGCAACACCAAAATGCAGGGCCGGTGAGGTCGTGATGAGTTCATTTATGCAAAACTCGATATTCCCTGCCCCCAAAGGCGCCGTCTACGATGCCAAGAAGATAGAGCAAGCGGGGGCATGTTCTCACCGTGGCGTTGACGCCGTCGGGGCCGACCCGGACGCGGCCGACGAGCGCGAGGCCGAGGCAGTGCGCCTCGTAGAACGCGGCGAGCTCGGCGGCGTCGGGCACCTCGGCGTACTTGTAGTAGAGAAGCACGCCGTAGCGATCTCCGCCTCCATTTCCTGTATGCTGCTCCTGCTGCCCCGTCGCGTCCATAGCCACAAAGGCAAAAACCCTAgctgcggcgacggcgacggcagcTGCGGCGGCGGAAGAACGACGAAACGAAGAAGATGGCGAGAACAGGCGGACAAGTCGGGCCTTCTGCCAGTCTTAAAACGCCATGGGCCGGCCCATCAAGCATATGCGAAGGCCCAAATTTCATCTCATTTAGTTGAGGGCCCAAAACTTAGCTCGGCCCACCTAGCACCTTATCCTTCTCCTCGCCCGCATTCCATTTCGCTCCGCGTCCCCACACGGCCACACCGGAAAAACCCCCGGCAAGAACCTCGCTCTCCGGCGTCTCCGGCCGCGCACACGCATGGAGGCCACCGCGGTGCCGAGGGCTCTGTCCCTCCTCGGGCCATCGCTTCCGCCTCCTCGGATGCGTATGAACTTCCTACGCGTAGACGTTGGAGGAGGTGTGAGGCGGCGGGGGGCCGTGGCAGTCtgggcgaagaagaagaggggaAGGGGCGGGGACGGCGAGGCGCAGGAGCGGGTGGACACGCACAGCTTCGCGCCCAAGGCGGGCGAGTCTGCCGGGCTGTTCCCCGAGGCCGTCCTGCTTAGAAAGGTTCGGTCTTTTTTTCTGTTCATTCATTCCCTGCTAGGCTGCCTCTAGATACTTCCATCCAGCGTTTAAGCCTGGGGGACGAGGAACTGGACATGGTTGCTTTCGTGTTTCTGCTCCTAGACTAGATTCCTCCCTGAATGCAATGGTTTTGGTAAATGACTTGGCAGCAGCCAATAATCTGTGTAAGTAGGCCTTAATGTTGCGAATGGTGGATATGTGATTTTTTTTAGGGATAATCTAGTGTTATATGCTTGCGTCTGTGTGTAAACCTCTGCAATGTTTTAGTTTTCTTGTACAGTAACCATTGAACTCTGCCTATGGTGGGGcgtctttggtgtcccagcatagcaggtcccaagccctggtaaaggaggatggTTGTGTTAGGTGTGGCGAGctaatgtaaaaacttagccacttaaatggagatgaaacccgaaagaaaatcgttggggcgtaaccctcttagcgacgcgccatatcggaacccggatatggtgttaaatgggcaagggccgggtcgtcacccccgtgacgcgtcgtgtcgtgatctgggcatggtgtcaagtaaccaaggatcgggtcgtcgcttccttagtggcgcgctacatcggcgtccgggtgtagtgaaaaatgagtaaGGGTCtttgcatcagagtcgacgggtgcgaagggtaaggaagctagtcgaaccaactaggatccgtttaggtagttagaatgtagggtcacttacaggtaagttaagagaattagttgatatcgcgactaggaggcgtgtaaatatattatgcgttcaagagattaaatggaagggtcagaaggcgaaggaggtggacaatacaggtttcaagctttggtacacaaggacagtcgcgaatagaaatggagtaggagttttgattgataagagcctcaagaatggtgtggtgggagtgagaaggcaaggagataggattatcttagtcaagcttgtcgttggtgatatggtcttgaacgtaattagtgcgtatgccccccaagtaggcctcgacgagagtgctaagagacagttctgggaagacttagatggcctggttagagctatacctagtagtgagaagctttttataggaggagattttAATGgtcatgtaggtactacaagcgcaggtttcgaggcagtttatggaggttttgggtatggtagtaggaatcaggagggggaggaagttctggacttcgcggtagcttttgatctgatgatagccaacactttctttagaaagagagaatctcatctagtgaccttcagtagcggacaacactgtagccagattgactttgtcctcgcaagaagaaaggacaaacgagcatgcttggattgcaaggtgataccaggggagtgtgttgtttctcaacataagcttttggttgtagattttcgttttcaggtgcgtgcccgtagggataaacaaactaagattgaaagaacaaagtggtggaaactgaaaggggagacgtcagaggtatttagggaaagggttatcaaagagggctcttggaaggaagaagacgacataaacaatatgtgggacaagatggcaaccaacattcgaaaggtagcctcagaggtgtgtggagtaaccaaacgAAGGGgatgcgaggctaaagatacttagtggtggaacgaggaagtccaaagggctattaaggagaagaaagaatgctatagacgcttgtaccatgacaggagtgtggacaacatagagaagtataaggtggcaaagaagactgcaaagcgagttgtaagtgtggcaaagggtagagcgtacgaggatctttaccaacatttgagtacgaaggaaggagagaaggacatttataggatggctagggttcgtgagagaaagacacgggacttcaaccaaattaagtgcattaaggattaaagggagcatctcttggtaaaggaggatgagatccgacatcgatggcaagagtattttgacaaattattcaatggtgagaatatagacacaacctttcagttggatgactattttgatgacaccaataggcgctttgtgcggagaatccaagaatctgaggtcagagaggcgttgaaaaggatcaaaagagtcatccaactgaaaggttgtgtctatattctcaccattgaataatttgtcaaaatactcttgccatcgatgtcggatctcatcctcctttaccaagagatgctccctttaatccttaatgcacttaatttggttgaagtcccgtgtctttctctcacgaaccctagctgtagtatggttaaccaagctgttcaaccatatttttcgatcgaacaagatgcctgatgagtggaggagaagtatattggtaccgatctacaagaataaaggggatattcaaagttgtacaaattatcggggaattaagttgatgagccatactatgaagctatgggagagagttatcgagcattgcttgagagcaataacgcgggtctctgtgaaccaatttggtttcatgcccgaaaggtcaaccatggaagccattttcttaataagacaagttatggagtggtatagggagaagaagaaggacctacacatggtttttattgacttggagaaggcttatgataaaatacccaggaatgttatgtggtgggctttggacaaacataaagtcccaacgaagtacgtcgggctcattaagaacatgtacagcaatgttgtgactagagttcgaacaagtgatagagatacggatgacttcccgattaggataggactacatcaagggtcagctttgagcccttatttgtttgctttagtgatggatgaggtcacaagggacatcccttagtgtatgcttttcgcggacgatgtaatgctagttgatgaaagccggacatgagtgaatcagaaactggagttatgacgggagactttggagtccaaaggttttagacttagtagaactaaaactgagtatatgagatgtgacttcggcactactactcgggaggaggaagatgttagtttggaaggtcaagtagtgcctaggaaggatacctttcgatatttaggatcaatgctacagagggacggggatattgatgaagatgttagccatagaatcaaagcagggtggatgaagtggctgcaagcgtctggtgtcctatgtgacaaaagggtaccacagaagctaaaaggcaagttttataggacgacgattagacctgctatgttgtatggtgcagaatattggcctacgaaaagacgacatattcaacagctaagtgtcgcggaaatgcgtatgttgcgttgcatttgcggtcatacaagaagggatcgagttcggaacgatgatatacgtgagagattaggggtagcgccaattgaagaaaagcttgtccaacaccggttgagatggtttggacatgtgcaacggagacctccagatgcaccggtgcgtagtggaattctaagtcaggatagtaacgtgaagagaggcagaggaagaccgaagttgacttgggtagaggcaataaaaggagacttgaaatgatggaatatacccaaagacttagccttagataggagtgcttggaagatagctattcacgtgcctgaaccttgattgcttctgttgggtttcaactctagcctacctcaatttgtttgggacttaaaggctttgttattgttgttgttgttgttgtacagtAACCATTGCCAATCAATACAATCTTCTGTTCATGACAACAGAGCCATTTTCCTATTAGAAATGAAATTTATGAACGAACAGTTAGTAGTACTCCACTAGAGCAAATAGAAAATAAATGATGAAGTTTGCCCAAGGCATACGAAACATTATGGATTTGGTCATTTGCGGTAGAAACAGGAGATGCTCTTAAGTTTTGTATGGGGAAGATCGAAAGCTATTGCAATAGGCTAAACAACTACATGCTTTTCTTATTTCTGttgttttgtagaaaatggtGAGAGAGGATGGTCAGGTGTCACCAGAATTTGCTGATGCAGACGAAGGTATGCTTTTCTGCTATAAAGTTTTTTTGGATATTCATTTTGGTACTGTAAAGACCCTTTTCATGGTTCATGTGAATATTTTATCATTCTAAtcctgttctttttttttttgcagaaaagctgTATGATTTTCTTAATATTCAGCTAGAAAGTgatttaaatctgaaaagaagTAAGAGCTCTTTCCTTTCCTCTTCCGTCCAGCTATTTTTCCTATTTCTTCATGCTGGCATTACTTGCTTTTCATTTGTGCTGGATTTCTGAGTTCAGCTTGAACTTTGTCCTTTCACAGTGCGGCACTATGAAGTAGTTTATCTAATTCATGAGGACCGTGTTGAAGAAGTTGAAAATGTTGTATCAAAAGTACAAGGTGTGTCTCTCAACACTCGTCACTCGGACATCACTTGTGTATTGGTGAAATTGCTGTAGCACACTGGAGTCCTTTCTCTCTCTAAACATACTAACTAAATGAGTTAATCTTAGTCGCCTAAAGCTAAAGGAAAACTAAGGTACTTATATGTCATGTTCTGCCTGTAGGTTTGGCACTCTTATAGGTCCGTTTCCTGCTACACTTGCTACTGTCTGTCTGATTTGCTTTTGCTGCCTTTGTGCTTTCCATCTCTATGTGCAATCTCTAGGGCAGGAAGGAAAATTTTGTTTCTCTATTCCTTGTTGTTTTGGTGTACATGTTTCTATTATATTTGCTTCAATCAGCCAATACCTGAGCCTATTTGTTTTTACATTTTATAGAATAGTCTAGCAGTTTATCAATATACTACTGAAGAGTTAACATACAACTATTCTCTTTGTTCTCTTGTAGATTTTGTCAGGGAGAAGAAAGGAAGGATATGGAGGCTTAACAATTGGGGGCTGCGCAGGCTTGCTTACAAAATAAAGAAAGCAACACATGCCAATTACATTTTAATGAACTTTGAGATAGagtcaagatacatcaatgactTCAAGACCCTGCTAGACAAGGATGAAAGGATCATCAGACATCTCGTTATGAAACGGGATGAGGCAATTACTGAAGACTGCCCTCCCCCTCCAGAATTCCACACTCTGCGAGCTCAACAATAttttgatgatgaatatgaagatgaggaggaagaggaagaggatggggaTGCTAGAAGTGAGCTAGAGTCTGCCAATTATGATGAGGATGATGTTGAAGCCGATGATGAGCCTGAAATTATTTATGTTGATGAAGCTGATCAGGATAATTACGAAGACACTAGAAGAAGAAACAGAAAGCTAAAGGTGAAGAAGTATACATCAGAGAAGGTATTGAGGTAGCATTAGTGTTTTTCCAGTTAGTCTAAGTCTTTTTAGTTCTTATACAAAGGACCACCTGTGTCTGTATGATGAGGAAGTTTCACTTAGGTGCTTTTTCTGGTGCCAACGACCACTACCATGATAATGAGATGGGTATATGTGCTATGGCTGGTACAGCCCTTGTAAATGCCTTCTTTAGTGCACCTTTGTTTTTTGTGTCACTTTATTGCCAAGAAAACCAAAAGCTTAAATAAATACTATATTATTAGTTCGAAATACAGCCTTCTCTGATTGCAAATAAGGTATGAGTACTTATCGAGACCTCAAAAGATGCTTGCCTCAACCATTCAGTGGGAGTTGCGTGAATCTTTTAGCATTCCAAGGGGTAGCTAGTTGGGAAGCAACCCTTTGGTTTatgtaaggctggacgaaaaactcagagctcgttagctcgctcggctcgtggctggctcgactcagctcagctcggctcgttatgataacgagctgagccgagccaagattttagctcgttagctataatgaGCCAACTCGAtgcagctcgcgagccgctcgcgagctaaacgagccaagcttccaggaaaaaaagtatcaaaacttgtattagtttttgtattacttcatgtcttacactttacaattgactggtaactggtctagaccctataaattaactggtaactggtctagatgtatttcttttgtattattattattctcaaattttagataaatgcaaatattatattttgtgtattttttatacctggctcgcgagcttaacgagctggctcgagcttttaacgagccgagccgagctggctttctggctcgttaggataacgagccgagccgagctagctcgttatcttaacgagccagaacgagctgaGCCCAAAtgagccgagccggctcgttatccaggGCTAGGTTTATGCTTTGAATTTGTGCATCTCTTAAGTATTTGGAGCATAGAAGCTCCTCCAATCTGTTGAACTGCAAGTTGCTGGCAGGCTTTGCTTTTTTTGTTTATTTCTCTTTATTTTAGATGGCGCTAAATTCATGTGTGCTATAAACCTGCAGTTTTGTATTGGTTGGAGAGTCCATATTTCTTTTGTTCACAGCTGAACATGCTAGATTCATTTTATTACACCAAATAAATCAGCACCTCCTCATCACTAGTTCACCGGGTTTTTTTTACTTGTACCTGACTAATTTTTCAAGCCAGGGAGCAGGGGCTAACATTCCGAACATCATTTACTGGAGGAACTTGTACTATTATGTATTAACAAAACATGATCACATTGCCGTCTTGATTCAGGTCATGTGATGACAAGTTAGGGATGCaaatgatgattgtgaggggacctTATGTAAACTTAATTAATGATCAAACCTAAGGAATGTTCGACTGTTTTGTATTAATTGTCCCACAagttatagataggttgaggtcTATGAAATGATCAACAACTAGCATTAAGTTTGGGAATCTTGCTCACTCCTCAGCTAACTTGTAGCACGTCACCTGCAAATCTTGAGATAATCATGCATCTGATCAGCTATTATTGAAGGAAACTCCTTGATTGATCAGCTTATTGTCAACATTTTGTTTCATAATCTTTCATATTATCACACCAATGAGCATTTATTTTGTCATCTCTGTTTTTTTAATATTATTACTTGTTTTACATCTAGCTGCTTTATATTTCTGCAACaacttttcttaaaaaaaagtaAGAATTATGGCCACCTCATTTTGTTCTGCCGTAACTTGCTTTTTATGTTGCATTTAGGACTGGTATCTCGGGTATCAGATGATATTGTGATCATGACTTGCATTAGGTGTGTTTAGCCAGGGACTTCTTGGATCTGCTCGGCTGTGCTCTTTGAAGCGCTGTGCAGCAACAGCAGCTGCAAAACACTGTAAAGTAAATAGTTATGGTACACAAATAGCCACAACAGCTGCAGTCACTGCTAGAGATCATCATAAATCATAAATCTATTAGTAAATCTGCTTGAGATCATCATAAATCTGTTAGTAATTAGGGGAATCTTCTTGATTGATCCGCTTGTTGTCGCTGTAATCTACTTCATGTTGCTGTAAGGACCACCGGCTGTTCCGCGGTGAATAATTCACCGAGTAGTTTGTAAGTTTGTACCATGGTCCATTTTCATGACTGATCATGACTCATCagcctaagggggtgtttgggactgctccacaaactctgcttcacaaactccaccgtggagcagctccacaaaaaactggagtttgtggagtacctctttaggtgctctcacaactccacccTTTTTCCTGGAGCAGAGTGCGTGGAGCTGAAACCGTTTGGCTAAAAAACGTGGAGCAGAGCTGAAAAACGTGgagcggagcagtcccaaacacgccCTAAGGGTCTCTCAATCAGTGTACTGCTATAGATGGTACATGCTCCTGTGTGTTCAATCAAACAGTGTGCCTATGATCCTGTAGCATTTATCGCCGCCAACCATTGCTGGCGGTTAGCTCTATCACACTGCTGGTTTCAATAACGTTTAGTGGATGTGGATTGTGAGGACACAATGTGTGAAAACAAGAAAAGTACTTCCAAACTTCTGAAACTTTTCACTGCCTTTTCATCGAGAACTGGCTGCTTCTGAACCCATCGTACCTCAACCATCCTAGTTTCAATTCGGACTTGGTACAGAGGATTCTTTGTCCTACGAATTAAAGCCGTTTCCCTGCTTAGATTCTTGTATCACACTACCTAACTGTTTCCCACGTCtctatccccccccccccccccccccccccccccccacactaCCTAACTGTTTCCCACGAACTACTAGGAACTGACTGATGTCtctatgccccccccccccccaaatttCATTTCGAGAATTGATGGCCGTGTGACGAAACTTTTTTGGTGGTTCCTCGATTAGAGGCATGGATGTTTCATCCCTCAACTAAAGTTCGTCCTTGGCTTATCATTCGAACTGACTCAAACCAACTATGCCATTGTTGCTTGCCATCGATGTGGCTTGGGGTTCAATTCCATATATAGATACTTAATTAGTGAA
Proteins encoded in this region:
- the LOC136504161 gene encoding LOW QUALITY PROTEIN: rhodanese-like domain-containing protein 6 (The sequence of the model RefSeq protein was modified relative to this genomic sequence to represent the inferred CDS: inserted 2 bases in 1 codon) gives rise to the protein MDATGQQEQHTGNGGGDRYGVLLYYKYAEVPDAAELAAFYEAHCLGLALVGRVRVGPDGVNATLGGRMTALEKHIAELSSNALFEGTDFKLASCDDPVDERVARECGFTSLSVRVVKELVTLCPNPTSAPPEILSAGRHLSAVEFHSVLQNVAGTSLDAVAYAEKKEVVVLDARNVYETRIGKFNVPNAKTLDPEIRQYSDLPSWIDEHAEQLRGKSILMYCTGGIRCEMASAYIRSKGEGFENVFQLYGGIQRYLEQFPDGGYFEGKNFVFDHRISVGSLKENILGACLICGSSFDDYSSRCRCSHCRMLVLVCTTCQDSTKEYVCELCXKNGKEPCQISTRQDCKIQIGLFESFEKPSISNHNVANKVPWSDGNEQLKRLRILCLHGFRQNASSFKGRTSALAKKLKHIAELVFVDAPHELSFVYQSIQGHCSDKPSPLSVTPKRKFAWLIAPNSHCNPEQDWRAADVPFDPLQYQQQTEGFEESYTYLENAISHMGSFDGILGFSQGAAMAALFCRQQQKICGSPKFRFGMFCSGYPAPVGDFGNEPIKLPSLHCFGNGDGHDRQIANRASAELAGLFDQDCCSVVEHDMGHIIPTRSPYIDRIKDFLSSFL
- the LOC136504163 gene encoding protein REGULATOR OF FATTY ACID COMPOSITION 3, chloroplastic-like — encoded protein: MEATAVPRALSLLGPSLPPPRMRMNFLRVDVGGGVRRRGAVAVWAKKKRGRGGDGEAQERVDTHSFAPKAGESAGLFPEAVLLRKKMVREDGQVSPEFADADEEKLYDFLNIQLESDLNLKRMRHYEVVYLIHEDRVEEVENVVSKVQDFVREKKGRIWRLNNWGLRRLAYKIKKATHANYILMNFEIESRYINDFKTLLDKDERIIRHLVMKRDEAITEDCPPPPEFHTLRAQQYFDDEYEDEEEEEEDGDARSELESANYDEDDVEADDEPEIIYVDEADQDNYEDTRRRNRKLKVKKYTSEKVLR